In Serinus canaria isolate serCan28SL12 chromosome 5, serCan2020, whole genome shotgun sequence, the following proteins share a genomic window:
- the LOC103822230 gene encoding olfactory receptor 1509-like, which produces MAQDNSSRVTEFILLGLSDTRGLQLLFFTLILLAYTMVLLGNLLIIVTVRTDPKLSSPMYFLLCNLSFLDICCTSVTVPRVLVALLSGHKAIAFEGCMAQLFFLHFVGSSEMFLLTVMAFDRYTAICRPLHYTAIMARGACWALVAACWAGGFIHSAVQTVLMLRLPFCGPNTINSYFCDVPPVIRLACADTALTEWLMASNSGLISLGCFLVLVASYVLILAKVRACVSQGNWKALSTCASHVMAVTLFFMPCIFTYLRPAGTLPTSKYVCAIYTILSPMMNPLIYTLRSSEVKESMWRLRKRCGTF; this is translated from the coding sequence ATGGCACAGGACAACTCCTCGCGGGTGACTGAATTCATCCTCCTGGGGCTCTCCGACACCCGGGGGCTGCAACTCCTCTTCTTCACCCTCATCCTCCTGGCCTACACCATGGTCCTGCTGGGCAACCTCCTCATCATCGTGACAGTCAGGACTGACCCCAAGCTCTCCTCGCCCATGTACTTCCTCCTCTGCAATCTGTCCTTCCTCGACATCTGCTGCACCTCTGTCACGGTCCCCAgggtgctggtggctctgctctcaggacACAAGGCCATTGCCTTTGAGGGCTGCATGGCCCAGCTGTTTTTCCTGCACTTTGTGGGCTCCTCAGAGATGTTCCTCCTGACGGTGATGGCGTTCGACCGCTACACGGCCATCTGCAGGCCCCTGCACTACACGGCCATCATGGCCCGCGGGGCCTGCTGGGCATTGGTCGCTGCCTGCTGGGCCGGGGGCTTTATCCACTCCGCTGTCCAGACCGTGCTCATGCTCCGTCTGCCCTTCTGCGGCCCCAACACCATCAACAGCTACTTCTGTGACGTGCCACCCGTCATCCGCCTGGCCTGCGCCGACACCGCCCTCACCGAGTGGCTCATGGCCTCCAACAGCGGCCTCATATCCCTGGGCTGCTTCCTGGTGCTGGTGGCCTCCTACGTCCTCATCCTGGCCAAGGTCCGGGCCTGCGTCTCCCAGGGGAACTGGAAGGCCCTGTCCACCTGTGCCTCACACGTGATGGCCGTCACCCTGTTCTTCATGCCCTGCATCTTCACCTACCTGCGGCCCGCTGGGACCTTGCCCACCAGCAAGTACGTCTGTGCCATCTACACCATCTTGTCACCCATGATGAACCCCCTCATCTACACCCTGAGGAGCAGCGAGGTGAAGGAATCCATGTGGAGGCTCAGGAAGCGCTGCGGAACCTTCTGA